One window of the Lycorma delicatula isolate Av1 chromosome 3, ASM4794821v1, whole genome shotgun sequence genome contains the following:
- the LOC142321255 gene encoding uncharacterized protein LOC142321255 has product MSVIAKMYRQVLFKPSDSNLQRILWRDFPDKKIKHFALRTYETACAPYLAIRSLTQTANENENDFSLACKFIRNDFYVDDLVTGSDNLNEVIQLKINISKLLQQYGFPLHK; this is encoded by the coding sequence ATGTCTGTCATAGCTAAAATGTATCGTCAGGTATTATTTAAACCTAGTGATTCCAATTTGCAACGTATTCTTTGGCGTGATtttccagataaaaaaataaaacactttgcaTTACGAACGTATGAGACCGCTTGTGCACCATATTTAGCCATTAGATCTCTAACTCAAACagcaaatgaaaatgaaaatgatttttcactTGCATGTAAGTTCAttcgaaatgatttttatgttgatgatctcGTAACAGGTTCAGATAacttaaatgaagttattcagttgaaaattaatatttctaagttATTGCAACAATATGGTTTTCCACTCCATAAATGA